A stretch of the Desulfobacter sp. genome encodes the following:
- a CDS encoding response regulator: METDNKIKILLVDDEVKSLDAISNRLSLKGFEVTTATDGDKALNEAQTGRFDLAVLDLQMPGTDGSQVLKILKEKHKFIEIIMLTGHATVDSAVECTKLGAFKYLEKSYDFDTLVDALKQAYQARMEKKFESNEKRMEAIQQIAMGQSPLGVLREMAQLDDSRK, translated from the coding sequence ATGGAAACTGACAACAAAATAAAAATTCTTTTGGTGGATGATGAAGTCAAATCTTTAGACGCAATTTCAAACCGGTTGAGTTTAAAGGGATTTGAAGTGACCACGGCCACAGATGGCGACAAGGCCCTCAATGAGGCCCAAACCGGCCGCTTTGACCTGGCCGTGCTTGACCTTCAAATGCCGGGCACTGACGGTTCGCAGGTCCTTAAAATCCTCAAAGAAAAACATAAATTTATTGAAATCATCATGCTGACGGGCCATGCCACAGTGGACTCAGCAGTGGAATGCACCAAACTCGGGGCATTCAAATACCTGGAAAAATCCTATGATTTTGACACATTGGTGGATGCGCTAAAACAGGCCTATCAGGCCAGGATGGAAAAGAAATTTGAAAGCAATGAAAAGCGAATGGAAGCCATTCAGCAGATCGCCATGGGACAGTCTCCTTTGGGAGTCCTCAGAGAAATGGCACAATTGGATGACAGCCGCAAATAA
- a CDS encoding IS256 family transposase, whose translation MTEENTEFDFQKALKGIQEGKPFTGKGGVLTSLIKNLAEAALEGELESHLGQEVSANRRNGKSKKTIKSLDDKFELKTPRDRAGTFSPQIVKKHQTTLSDEIERKIIALYGLGMSYNDMAAHLQEIYGLEISNATLSTITDKIIHTVKEWQARPLENVYPIVWLDAIHYKVRENGKVGSKAVYTILGVNIEGRKEVLGLYISENEGANFWLQVLTDLSNRGVKDILIACVDGLKGFPEAIETIFPDTEVQLCVVHQIRNSLKYVGSKNKKEFMADLKRVYKAVNKDLAEEELDILENKWNDKYPIVIKSWRNNWERLSHFFKYPEEIRRIIYTTNTIEAVHRQFRKLTKTKGSFPNQDSLLKLLYMGIQNASKKWTMPIQNWSLTISQLAIFFEGRLDKELGI comes from the coding sequence ATGACCGAAGAAAACACCGAATTTGATTTTCAAAAAGCCCTTAAAGGCATCCAGGAAGGTAAACCCTTCACAGGTAAGGGCGGCGTCCTTACATCATTAATCAAAAATCTTGCTGAAGCTGCTCTTGAAGGAGAGTTGGAGTCCCATCTCGGGCAGGAAGTTTCTGCCAACCGCCGTAATGGAAAAAGCAAAAAGACCATTAAATCCCTGGATGATAAATTTGAGCTAAAAACCCCGCGTGACAGGGCCGGAACCTTCTCTCCACAGATCGTCAAAAAACATCAGACAACGCTCAGCGATGAAATTGAAAGAAAGATAATAGCCCTTTACGGCCTGGGCATGAGCTATAATGACATGGCTGCCCATTTACAGGAAATCTATGGACTTGAGATTTCAAATGCCACTCTGAGCACCATTACCGATAAAATCATCCATACCGTCAAAGAATGGCAGGCCAGGCCGTTGGAAAATGTGTACCCAATCGTATGGCTTGATGCCATACATTATAAAGTACGAGAAAACGGAAAGGTCGGCAGCAAGGCCGTTTACACAATTCTTGGGGTGAATATCGAGGGCCGCAAAGAGGTTCTTGGGCTGTACATATCCGAGAATGAGGGTGCGAACTTCTGGCTGCAGGTGTTAACAGACCTTTCAAACCGAGGGGTAAAAGATATCCTGATTGCCTGTGTTGATGGTCTAAAAGGTTTTCCCGAGGCCATTGAGACCATATTCCCGGACACAGAAGTTCAACTCTGCGTAGTCCACCAGATCCGAAATTCATTGAAATACGTTGGTTCCAAAAATAAAAAGGAATTTATGGCAGATCTAAAACGTGTTTATAAAGCGGTCAATAAGGATCTGGCCGAAGAAGAACTGGATATCTTGGAAAATAAATGGAATGACAAATACCCGATTGTGATAAAATCCTGGCGGAACAACTGGGAACGCCTCAGTCATTTCTTTAAATATCCAGAAGAGATTCGACGGATAATATACACCACAAATACCATTGAGGCTGTGCATCGACAGTTTCGAAAACTGACCAAAACAAAGGGATCATTCCCGAACCAGGACAGCCTGTTAAAGCTGCTTTACATGGGGATCCAGAACGCCAGTAAAAAATGGACAATGCCGATTCAAAATTGGTCACTGACAATTTCCCAGTTGGCAATTTTCTTTGAAGGCCGGCTGGATAAAGAGCTGGGAATTTGA
- a CDS encoding PLP-dependent aminotransferase family protein gives MKNKNGKFLYSDLADQIQARIESGGFKISEKLPSLRALCQSTGYSMTTVFQAYVELEKRGVVESRDRSGYFIKPRLKRLKDRAQMTREEMVPRKINLDDLIHQLTEDMGDPQILNLGGVMVAPEHLPVKRLHNQLKAIPQDQIPRIIAGYAHPQGVTLLRHQISNLLFPIIPGVKIEDIIITNGCTEALSLSLKAVSKPGSTIIVESPTDPWLRQTIKDSNMFTLEIPANPETGMDLTALEKIIHQEKISACIVNPNCQNPLGFIMPDAHKRKLAELCFQKQIPIIENDVTGDLYFGETRPFPIKKWDHHNNVIYCSSFSKVLAPGLRIGWVIPGRFKQIVKRMKLNRSLISPTLSQTLVANYLKEGTYNRHLRQLRKKIKLQHTLCARALNRYLPLNVRMSSPKGGLCIWIELPQGVEGRKVYYEAIKKGISILPGFLCTSFNTYDRFIRIGYGGVWNDTMDNAIEKIGQIITTIGQEET, from the coding sequence GTGAAAAATAAAAACGGGAAATTCCTTTATTCAGATCTTGCAGACCAGATTCAGGCCCGGATTGAAAGCGGGGGATTTAAGATTTCAGAAAAACTGCCCTCGTTGCGCGCCCTTTGCCAGAGTACGGGATACAGCATGACCACGGTGTTTCAAGCGTACGTGGAACTTGAAAAAAGAGGGGTGGTCGAATCCCGGGACCGGTCCGGCTATTTTATCAAGCCCCGGCTTAAACGCCTGAAAGACCGGGCCCAGATGACCCGGGAAGAGATGGTGCCCAGAAAGATCAATCTGGATGATCTCATCCATCAATTGACAGAAGATATGGGGGATCCCCAAATTTTAAACCTTGGCGGGGTAATGGTCGCGCCCGAGCATCTGCCGGTTAAACGCCTTCACAACCAGTTAAAAGCCATTCCCCAAGATCAGATTCCCAGGATCATTGCAGGCTATGCCCATCCCCAGGGCGTCACCCTGCTCCGCCACCAGATCTCCAATTTATTGTTCCCCATTATCCCCGGGGTTAAAATTGAAGATATCATTATCACAAACGGGTGCACTGAAGCCTTGAGCCTGAGTTTAAAAGCCGTGTCCAAACCGGGAAGCACCATCATTGTTGAATCCCCAACAGATCCATGGCTGAGGCAGACCATCAAGGATTCAAATATGTTTACCCTGGAAATCCCTGCCAATCCGGAAACCGGAATGGATCTTACGGCCTTGGAAAAAATTATTCACCAGGAAAAAATAAGCGCCTGTATTGTCAATCCCAACTGCCAGAACCCCCTTGGATTTATCATGCCTGATGCGCACAAGCGCAAGCTTGCTGAGCTTTGTTTTCAAAAACAGATCCCCATTATTGAAAACGATGTAACAGGCGACCTTTACTTTGGGGAGACCCGGCCCTTTCCCATCAAAAAATGGGATCATCACAACAATGTCATTTACTGTTCTTCATTTTCCAAGGTCCTTGCCCCGGGCCTGAGAATCGGGTGGGTGATTCCGGGACGGTTCAAACAAATTGTCAAACGGATGAAACTCAACCGGTCCCTGATCTCCCCGACCCTGAGCCAGACCCTTGTGGCCAATTATTTAAAGGAAGGAACCTATAACCGTCACTTGAGACAGTTGAGAAAAAAGATTAAACTTCAGCACACCCTCTGCGCCCGGGCCCTGAACAGGTACCTGCCCTTAAATGTCAGGATGAGTTCCCCCAAAGGGGGATTGTGCATATGGATAGAACTTCCCCAGGGGGTGGAAGGGCGAAAAGTCTATTATGAGGCCATAAAAAAAGGAATTTCCATCCTTCCGGGGTTTTTGTGCACAAGCTTTAACAC